Proteins encoded together in one Telopea speciosissima isolate NSW1024214 ecotype Mountain lineage chromosome 6, Tspe_v1, whole genome shotgun sequence window:
- the LOC122665254 gene encoding bidirectional sugar transporter SWEET4-like isoform X2, producing the protein MVSAEAARTFVGILGNITAFILFLSPVPTFVQIWKKRSVEQFSAAPYLATLLNCMLWIVYGLPLVHPHSMLVITINGTGFVIELTYVILFLLYSDGKKRLRVLVMLMVEFGFVAFIAVHVLTLAHSFARRSLIVGSVCVFFGTLMYAAPLAVMKLVITTRSVEYMPFSLSLAAFANGICWTIYALIRFDLFITIPNSLGTVFGLGQLILYATFYKNTQRLMKERKGKGDIGLGDVIIQDSKSNKMVNRPQNGHDGISEINEP; encoded by the exons ATGGTTTCTGCAGAAGCTGCTCGAACATTTGTTGGTATCTTAG GAAACATAACTGCATTCATCTTGTTCTTGTCTCCAGT GCCAACTTTTGTTCAGATTTGGAAGAAAAGATCAGTTGAGCAGTTCTCAGCAGCACCATATTTAGCTACTCTTTTGAATTGCATGTTATGGATCGTATATGGACTACCACTGGTTCATCCACATAGCATGCTAGTTATAACCATTAATGGAACTGGGTTTGTTATAGAACTCACATATGtgattctcttccttctctactCTGATGGGAAGAAGAGATTGAGAGTGCTTGTAATGTTGATGGTTGAGTTTGGATTTGTTGCATTCATTGCTGTTCATGTCCTCACTCTGGCTCACTCTTTTGCTCGTCGTTCTCTTATAGTTGGAAGTGTTTGTGTCTTCTTTGGGACTTTGATGTATGCAGCTCCCTTAGCCGTCATG aAACTAGTGATTACCACGAGAAGTGTAGAGTACATGCCTTTCTCTCTATCCCTCGCTGCCTTTGCCAACGGCATTTGCTGGACTATTTATGCTCTCATACGTTTTGACCTCTTTATCACT ATTCCAAACAGTCTAGGAACGGTCTTTGGACTGGGGCAGCTGATATTATACGCCACATTCTATAAAAATACGCAAAGACTGATGAAGGAAAGGAAAGGCAAAGGGGATATAGGACTGGGAGATGTTATCATACAAGATTCCAAGTCAAATAAGATGGTCAACCGTCCTCAGAATGGTCATGATGGTATTTCAGAGATAAATGAGCCATGA
- the LOC122665254 gene encoding bidirectional sugar transporter SWEET4-like isoform X1 encodes MVSAEAARTVVGILGNITALILFLSPVPTFVQIWKKRSVEQFSAAPYLATLLNCMLWIVYGLPLVHPHSMLVITINGTGFVIELTYVILFLLYSDGKKRLRVLVMLMVEFGFVAFIAVHVLTLAHSFARRSLIVGSVCVFFGTLMYAAPLAVMKLVITTRSVEYMPFSLSLAAFANGICWTIYALIRFDLFITIPNSLGTVFGLGQLILYATFYKNTQRLMKERKGKGDIGLGDVIIQDSKSNKMVNRPQNGHDGISEINEP; translated from the exons GCCAACTTTTGTTCAGATTTGGAAGAAAAGATCAGTTGAGCAGTTCTCAGCAGCACCATATTTAGCTACTCTTTTGAATTGCATGTTATGGATCGTATATGGACTACCACTGGTTCATCCACATAGCATGCTAGTTATAACCATTAATGGAACTGGGTTTGTTATAGAACTCACATATGtgattctcttccttctctactCTGATGGGAAGAAGAGATTGAGAGTGCTTGTAATGTTGATGGTTGAGTTTGGATTTGTTGCATTCATTGCTGTTCATGTCCTCACTCTGGCTCACTCTTTTGCTCGTCGTTCTCTTATAGTTGGAAGTGTTTGTGTCTTCTTTGGGACTTTGATGTATGCAGCTCCCTTAGCCGTCATG aAACTAGTGATTACCACGAGAAGTGTAGAGTACATGCCTTTCTCTCTATCCCTCGCTGCCTTTGCCAACGGCATTTGCTGGACTATTTATGCTCTCATACGTTTTGACCTCTTTATCACT ATTCCAAACAGTCTAGGAACGGTCTTTGGACTGGGGCAGCTGATATTATACGCCACATTCTATAAAAATACGCAAAGACTGATGAAGGAAAGGAAAGGCAAAGGGGATATAGGACTGGGAGATGTTATCATACAAGATTCCAAGTCAAATAAGATGGTCAACCGTCCTCAGAATGGTCATGATGGTATTTCAGAGATAAATGAGCCATGA